In the genome of Candida dubliniensis CD36 chromosome 3, complete sequence, the window GCTTTGTTGTGTTTCTTAATGGTGAAGGTGGTCAAATCAAGATTCCTTACCTGCTATGTCCCACCTCCTTGTCGTAGATCAAATGATCTCTTGCGAAACTGACACAAACTAAACCCTCCACAATTGATGACCTACAAATTTAAGCCTAACAAACTCTTGATATCTCTTTTATACAACAGTAATTTATTCTCCTTAAACATCGAAATATTGACGATATGTTGAAAACTTATAATTAAAAAGGCTGtgacttttttttctgcTTTCTTCTATTCTCTCTTTGTTCTTCAACTTTGTATTGTTTTAGTATTgtttttctattttatttttaggaTGAGACATTTTAACCACTCAGACTTGCGGGTTATATAATAGTGTATATAAACAAGCTCACATTTGTAGCAAATCTAGAAATGAgacatacaaaaaaaaaaaaaaaaaattatcaagcTTACAATTTTCTTTACCCTAATATCATATCTTCATCCAACTTATAACAGAAAACATCTTGTATAAAGAATCTGTTTTCACCCTCCTCcacttttttgtttggatTGACTTTATTAGATCTTTAGGCACAAGTTAGTGCTTGGCGTAGAAGTTGGCAGAATCATACAATACCATGTCTACATTAATACCCACAGCAAGCGCCTGTTACAGTCTACAATTACCCCCCACTGAAAAAGATGATCgtttgaatttaaatgtTAGAACAGGTTCAGCATCTACACTATACAACTCTTTAATCTTTGTCCATGGGGGATTAACAATAGGTTTAGAACTACTGAACTACACCATCCCTGAACTAAATGAGATTTTTTACAATCGGATAAACATATCAGcatcaaaatataaaacCGTTGAAAAATACTTGTCTGGGGAGcttttttatttaagtttaatagaaagaaattgGTCCCGTGTTGTTCTAGAAAACTCAGAAATACGACCAAAGCCTAGATTGTTGCATCAGATTTGTGCGTTTAACAATTGTCTATATCTATTTGGTGGATTGGCTCTACTGCAAGAAAATGACAACGATGCAACATTAGTTCCATGCAATGATTTGTGGGAGTTTGACTTGGAACTTAAGAAATGGACATTACTAGATGATGGGTCAAATTATGAACTAGACGACGCAGTGCCATGCCCACGTTTCAATCATAAATTGACTGTTGTTTCTAGTTTGTCCTTTGCCAACAGAAAAGATCATTTCGGACTATTTATTGCCGGGGGTAAAGATAAACAATCCAATGATATTTACGACAACTCTATTTTTGACTTGGTGGAGAAAAGATACGTGGGCTCACAACCTTTCCGATTAGTGGCCACTACTGGAGACGATGCAAAAGACAAAGCAACTGGATTGAATGAATTTGCTTCAAGCCCAGAACATTTTTTGAATGTTGATCAAACAAGAAATGCTATTTTGAGCATCACCGAAGATTCCGATATACCAAACCGTACACACAACAAAAACCCTACCAACCATCATGAGAGTATTGTAGTGTATGGTCCGACTAGACACAGTGGAGGCAGTCAGAATTCTTTGGTTTCATTTAAAGTAGGGAAAAGGGAAATTAAAAGTGGTAGAGTATTACGTCTTCACAAGAATTCACGTGTcgcaaaatcaaaacaactGATTGTCCCTTATAATCTAAGATATCCGACTGCAGGTTTGTTTGGCCAAAATATTGTGCTAACTGGATTTCTACCCGATGAATACGAGATCTCAATTTTTGTATACAATAGGCCAACGGGCAAATGGTCTCGGTTGAACATATTCTGTAGTCATGAATATGGCAGTCATAGATTTTGGGGTGGCTTTGCATGGCAGTCTCATCATAAAGTTATTCTAATTGGCAATAGTATGACTTCTAGAACAACTAGCAGTGTCCGATTTTTCAGCATCATGTTGACTGTTAGCTTGCCCATAACCAATATTCTAGTTAGTTCTGAATTGTCAAAAGATAGATCAAGTAATAGGAGAAGCTCGTTTGTTTCTCATGGCGAACAAAGACACCACCGAAGCAAGAGTCAAAATGAGAACTTTCTGAAAGGTGAACTATCACTTGAAAGCACCACGGAGGATCTGACAGACAGTAGCAGCGATAAAGCGGCTGAAAGCGTATTAGACGTTCCTATCCCATTGTCCAATCTGAGAAGacaatcattttcatcatttggTAGTGACAAATCACCAACTGCTGTGAGTTTTAGTGACTACGTTCATTATGCAGCCCCCAAAACCACATATACAACAATAAGATCAGTTTTCCCACCAGAGGCAATAACATTAGGTAGGAATGCATTTAACAGGATTGGTGATTTAATTTCTGATATTGAGTTGGTTTCGTGTAACGGTGACAGAATTCCCGTTTCGTCAGCAGTATTGATGGAGAGATGGGGCCAGCATTTTATTCTGTTGTTAGCCAAAGGCTATATTAATGCCGTTGACAAGTTTGAAACCGACCAAGCACTCGGGTTAGACGAGAATCAAAGATTGAGGTCAAAATCCTCTAACTCTGATTCAAGTTCAAGTGATATTcccaaattgaaattttccTTAAGTGAGTCATTGCTTTCTTCCTCCTCAGATGAACACgagaaaaaggaaaaaccAGGATTAAGTTCAGTTCACAAGTCTCACAAGGATGTTCCACAGTTCAGATTACCATTTCAAGATTCGAGCGAATCAATTAATCGTGAGGATGGGACCGACAGCAACAAGGACAGGAAAACGGGCGGTTCATCAGTTTCAACAGCAATAGATCCCCACCATGTAATGCCGAGGAAAAACTCTACAAGCTCATTTCAATCCAATTCAAGCTCTTTATTAACTTCTCATTTGCAGGATATACCACCCCAATTACCTTTGCCAGACGAGCAAATACCTGCTGTTCCAGCAGCTCCAGCATCATATAGGAGTGCTTCTCGAAAAAATTCACAAGATCCTAGCTCCCCAAGATCATCACTAATACACACATTAACAGTTTTAAGAAATATTCCAGTATCAAGATCACCACGCGAGTCGCCATTTTCTTCTCCACGGCCTTCGGTGTCTGGACAAAGTGGTGGCTCATCAGATTTGTTCAGCTCTCCATTTCCCAGCTTGAAGGCAAATTATGGTAAGCAACCGTCCAATTTGAGAAAAAAATCGTTTGATATGAATGACGGAGCCATTGAAAGCTCACTTGACTCATTTTCATCAGGAAAATCATCGATGGCAAAAGTTAGCGGGGTACCTGGTGACAATCAAGACTCTGACGAGAGCTCTATTGGTATTCaagaatttaataaaaaccCAATAAGCATGTTTGACAATGCACTTttgaattttgataatattgaCAGTGAGAATTTTAAAATGGAACCTTCTTTAATCCCAAGGAAGCTTTACATCCCATTTACAACGTTGACTGTCAAAGCATTTTGTGAATACTTGTACACCGGACAAATCGGAAACAAATGGTTGCTAGCACCAACATTGATGgacaatttattgatatctAAATTCTATCGTGTGCCGTTGCTTTATGACTTAATAAGCGAAATTTTGTTTGGTGTGATTGGGAAAAAGGAGGCGTATATTATTGGGGAAGCACGTAAGTTGAAAGCAAggtatttgaaattaagaCATGAAGCAAACATCCCCACTGATCCTGATTATGAGTTCCCCATGGATGAATATGATGGGTTTTTGGATAGTGTCGATGATGGATACCTTGATATCactttgttgaaaaaagcTTCAAAAATTCATGCTGATAGTGTTGCGATCtctttgaaaaagaaatctgTTACAAGTAATAATCTGCGAAATACCTCGATACCAAAAGAAGTCGCAACTACAACCGAAAGTATATTGGAAGAAGgagaaaaacaacaacaagaaacgGTtactaatgatgatgaagacgAGTCTAGAACCGGTTCAACAAGCGAAGAAGATGAGGTTGACAAAGAGTATGGGTTGGTTTATTTGGAAGCGAAAGACAAATCATTGCCTACTATTGGGCCCAGATCCAAATCCATTTTCGATAGACAAGGTTTGGCTGcgattgaaaaattagagGAAGAACAAAATGAGCATCATGCCCATCTGATTGTTGCGGGTGGTGACGATCATGAGAGTTTAACTACGTTGGACGAGCTAGTTGCATCAGATGCCCCTTCTGATTATGCCATTGATCTAATTTTTGAAACTGCGACTTTGGTCACAGATATGAAAATGCTTCTTCGAACATCTAATTTAAAAGCTATGACAGCAAAGTTTCGCAAATGCAAAGCCGATATCGAAAAGGAAATGGCTGATATTGAGTTCCAATTGACTCAGGTACCAAGTGGCTCCCGTAATTTGGCAATGAAGTCAGCCAATCAATTAAGGGAACTGCAATTGCAACTGAAGCTGTCACCAATAATACCTACAGTATCAACAGTGACACCTTCACCTTCACCTTCAATCTCGGGTGCTCCTTCTCCAAGGCTACCCCAGCAACAAGTACTGGAAGGACAATTGCCAAAACTAACCAAAAGCGCATCGTCACTCTCTCGTATTGCGTCGCATACAAGCTTTAAAGCTCTTAGATCAGTGACAGACATCACACCCATGGAAAAACTGACTTCTGATAAAAGTTTTAGAGGTAAATTACAACAAACTATGCTTTCTAGAACTCCTACAAACAAAACTGAAGACCAGGATTCAAGTTCTGCGTCATCTATTAAATCTAGTAGTAAAAAACGTGGAATATTCGGATTGTTGACGGGATtaaaaagataataatatagGTATATACATGTATGTTCGATTGGTTTAATAGGTAAATTGTATGTACTAGTTTTCACCATTCCGATTAGTAAAATATTGTCTCACTTACAATATAAAGGGCCGACTACAGAAAATCACTTGTTTTTTACTGATTGGTGCCACATATTCACAAATAAGATTGTAGAAAACAACTCGTACACTGGAGTTTATGAAACATTTAATGAGAATGTCGTGAATTATGCTACACATCACAATACTGtgttaatgatttttcatATGCCACCACCATTTTTGTTAGTTTCTTCATTGTGGCTCaaccacaaaaaaaagttacTCGTCTTATATATAAATCCTTGATATTCTATGTAGTTGCTGccaatttaaatcaatttcccAAACACCTCTTTCTTTCATATTCTACAATTAAACTATGtccaatcaattaaagTCTAACAACGACCGTATTACTTTGAATAATGGCAACAAAATCCCAGTTATTGGATTAGGCACTTGGGAATCTAATAAAGATGCCTTTTTGACAGCACTCAAACTTGGATACAGACACATTGATACAGCAACAATATACAAAAATGAAGAACAAGTTGGCCAAGCAATTAAAGAATCTGGCATACCAAGAGAAGAATTGTTTATTACCACAAAAGTATGGAATAATGACCACAAAAATGTTCAACAAGCTTTAGAAACGTCGTTGAAGAAATTGGGTCTTGATTatgttgatttatatttagtTCATTGGCCAGTAtctattgataaatcaactaACCAGCCATACCCAGATTATGACTACGTTGATACTTATAAAGAGTTgcaaaaaatttataaaacaactaccaaaatcaaatcaattggaGTCTCCAACTTTACCAAGAGtcaattagaaaaattgttaTCAGCTGATGGGGTAGATGTCGTGCCAGCAGTCAACCAAGTTGAAGCACATCCATTATTACCTCAACCAGAATTGtatgattatttaaaagaGAAGGGAATCGTATTGGAAGCGTACTCTCCATTGGGTACAAGCAACTCACCattgattaaaaataaaaccatAGTTGAAATTGCTGAAAAGAATGGAGTTGATCCTGCTCAAGTTTTGATTTCGTGGGCTattcaaagaaaaaccGTGGTTTTGCCAAAATCTGTCACAGAATCAAGACTCGTgtcaaatttgaaaacatttgaattatcaGCAGAAGATTTTAATACCTTGAATAAGTTgtctgaagaagaaggtaCCACTCGAATCATCAACCCTTTCAAGAATTTCCAAGATTAATTGTTATGTTTTGTGTACTGACTGAGTCTGGGAtttgtcttttttatttttgctAGATAAACTGTGTAAAcgataatatatataataaatcgTCAATTGTGGGATATATTGTATTTTGTCTCTCTTTCCTACTTTGATTAAATAGTGTCGAGTCTTGACATTGCTGTGGTATGATTTCATTTGGCGGAATCAGATGATgtaatttgtttgtttgtcaTCAATGGCACTTTTAAATTTGAGCATTGTATGGCAATTTGTCCGTTTGCTATTGTGGCTTATCCTCCTCCCGCCCCCACTTTTGCCTATTCTCTCCCCTCCCCCAAAAATAGTTGACAACTGGACTTCCCAGATCTATTTAAACAGCGGAAAAAAATCCTTGGCAACAGGATCCTGACAAATaaatgtttctttttttttttttttttcattctccTACTATAAAAACTAAACAAGATGCCAGCTCAATTGCAAGTTAACACAGATTATTTCACTTTAAACAACGGAAGCAAAATCCCTGCTGTTGGCTTGGGTACTTGGCGAGCAACTGATGGAGATGAAGCTTACAGAGCCGTATTAGCTGCTCTTAAAAATGGATACAAGCACATTGACACTGCTGCAATTTATGGAAATGAAGAAGAGGTTGGTAGGGCCATCAAGGATTCTGGTGTTCCAAGAGAAGAATTGTTTGTTACTACTAAATTGTGGAATGCTGACCATAAGAATATTGAAGAAGCATTAGAGActtctttaaaaaaattaggtCTTGAATATGTTGACTTATATTTGATCCATTGGCCAGCCTCAATTGACCCATCTACCGATAAACCATACActgattttgattatgTCGATACTTATAAAGctttacaaaaaatttataagAATACTAAGAAAATCAGAGCAATTGGTGTTTCTAATTTcaccaaaaagaaattggaaaGATTATTGTCTTCAGAAGGTGTCGATGTTGTCCCTGCCGCCAACCAAATTGAAGCACATCCATTGTTGACTCAACCTGAATTATATGActatttgaaagaaaaaggtaTCGTCTTGGAAGCTTATTCACCATTGGGCTCTGCAAACTCTCCATTGTTCAAGAATGAAACCATTGTTAAAATTGCTGAAAAGAACGGTGTTGAGCCAGCACAAGTTTTAGTATCTTGGGCCATCCAAAGAAAGACAGTTGTTTTACCTAAATCTGTCACCGAATCAAGAGTTATTTCTAACTTGAAAACCTTCACTTTGCCTTCAGAAGATTTCGAAACTTTGAACAAATTGTCGGAAAAAGATGGTGTTGTTAGAACTTGTAGCCCTGCTTTCAACAACTTTGACGATTAAAC includes:
- the ScPMD1 gene encoding negative regulator of sporulation, putative (appears to be a fusion of orf19.6759 and orf19.6760;~In S. cerevisiae: putative negative regulator of early meiotic gene expression), yielding MSTLIPTASACYSLQLPPTEKDDRLNLNVRTGSASTLYNSLIFVHGGLTIGLELSNYTIPELNEIFYNRINISASKYKTVEKYLSGELFYLSLIERNWSRVVLENSEIRPKPRLLHQICAFNNCLYLFGGLALSQENDNDATLVPCNDLWEFDLELKKWTLLDDGSNYELDDAVPCPRFNHKLTVVSSLSFANRKDHFGLFIAGGKDKQSNDIYDNSIFDLVEKRYVGSQPFRLVATTGDDAKDKATGLNEFASSPEHFLNVDQTRNAILSITEDSDIPNRTHNKNPTNHHESIVVYGPTRHSGGSQNSLVSFKVGKREIKSGRVLRLHKNSRVAKSKQSIVPYNLRYPTAGLFGQNIVLTGFLPDEYEISIFVYNRPTGKWSRLNIFCSHEYGSHRFWGGFAWQSHHKVILIGNSMTSRTTSSVRFFSIMLTVSLPITNILVSSELSKDRSSNRRSSFVSHGEQRHHRSKSQNENFSKGELSLESTTEDSTDSSSDKAAESVLDVPIPLSNSRRQSFSSFGSDKSPTAVSFSDYVHYAAPKTTYTTIRSVFPPEAITLGRNAFNRIGDLISDIELVSCNGDRIPVSSAVLMERWGQHFISLLAKGYINAVDKFETDQALGLDENQRLRSKSSNSDSSSSDIPKLKFSLSESLLSSSSDEHEKKEKPGLSSVHKSHKDVPQFRLPFQDSSESINREDGTDSNKDRKTGGSSVSTAIDPHHVMPRKNSTSSFQSNSSSLLTSHLQDIPPQLPLPDEQIPAVPAAPASYRSASRKNSQDPSSPRSSLIHTLTVLRNIPVSRSPRESPFSSPRPSVSGQSGGSSDLFSSPFPSLKANYGKQPSNLRKKSFDMNDGAIESSLDSFSSGKSSMAKVSGVPGDNQDSDESSIGIQEFNKNPISMFDNALLNFDNIDSENFKMEPSLIPRKLYIPFTTLTVKAFCEYLYTGQIGNKWLLAPTLMDNLLISKFYRVPLLYDLISEILFGVIGKKEAYIIGEARKLKARYLKLRHEANIPTDPDYEFPMDEYDGFLDSVDDGYLDITLLKKASKIHADSVAISLKKKSVTSNNSRNTSIPKEVATTTESILEEGEKQQQETVTNDDEDESRTGSTSEEDEVDKEYGLVYLEAKDKSLPTIGPRSKSIFDRQGLAAIEKLEEEQNEHHAHSIVAGGDDHESLTTLDELVASDAPSDYAIDLIFETATLVTDMKMLLRTSNLKAMTAKFRKCKADIEKEMADIEFQLTQVPSGSRNLAMKSANQLRESQLQSKSSPIIPTVSTVTPSPSPSISGAPSPRLPQQQVSEGQLPKLTKSASSLSRIASHTSFKALRSVTDITPMEKSTSDKSFRGKLQQTMLSRTPTNKTEDQDSSSASSIKSSSKKRGIFGLLTGLKR
- a CDS encoding NADP(+)-coupled glycerol dehydrogenase, putative (Similar to S. cerevisiae GCY1;~In S. cerevisiae: putative NADP(+) coupled glycerol dehydrogenase, proposed to be involved in an alternative pathway for glycerol catabolism; member of the aldo-keto reductase (AKR) family), producing MSNQLKSNNDRITLNNGNKIPVIGLGTWESNKDAFLTALKLGYRHIDTATIYKNEEQVGQAIKESGIPREELFITTKVWNNDHKNVQQALETSLKKLGLDYVDLYLVHWPVSIDKSTNQPYPDYDYVDTYKELQKIYKTTTKIKSIGVSNFTKSQLEKLLSADGVDVVPAVNQVEAHPLLPQPELYDYLKEKGIVLEAYSPLGTSNSPLIKNKTIVEIAEKNGVDPAQVLISWAIQRKTVVLPKSVTESRLVSNLKTFELSAEDFNTLNKLSEEEGTTRIINPFKNFQD
- a CDS encoding NADP(+)-coupled glycerol dehydrogenase, putative (Similar to S. cerevisiae GCY1;~In S. cerevisiae: putative NADP(+) coupled glycerol dehydrogenase, proposed to be involved in an alternative pathway for glycerol catabolism; member of the aldo-keto reductase (AKR) family) codes for the protein MPAQLQVNTDYFTLNNGSKIPAVGLGTWRATDGDEAYRAVLAALKNGYKHIDTAAIYGNEEEVGRAIKDSGVPREELFVTTKLWNADHKNIEEALETSLKKLGLEYVDLYLIHWPASIDPSTDKPYTDFDYVDTYKALQKIYKNTKKIRAIGVSNFTKKKLERLLSSEGVDVVPAANQIEAHPLLTQPELYDYLKEKGIVLEAYSPLGSANSPLFKNETIVKIAEKNGVEPAQVLVSWAIQRKTVVLPKSVTESRVISNLKTFTLPSEDFETLNKLSEKDGVVRTCSPAFNNFDD